The genomic window GTGCTCGCGCTCGTGGCGGCCGCCCAGCAGCGGATGGGCCAGCCGCTCATCTACGTCGGCTCCATCGACTCCAAGTCGAAGGTCCCCAACGCCGAGGAGCGCAACAACCTCAACACCCTGCTGGCCGACCTGCGCCCGTACTGCGAGGCCATCAACCTCATCATCGAAGGCTCGGAGCTGCAGAACAGCCTCCAGCGCGTCGTCATCTCGGGGATGATTATCTTCACGCGCACCTACGACAACTTCGCGGTGCACAAGAGCATCGACGGCGTCACGGCGGACCTGGCCGAGCGGCTCAAGAAGGATGTGAGCCCGCTCATCAAGCTGGCCCGCGACCGTGGCCTGGTGATGTAGCCGCCAGGCGCACCCTCTGCCCCGTTGAGCGTCCTGAAA from Stigmatella erecta includes these protein-coding regions:
- a CDS encoding DofB protein; translation: MTTAFKADVIDRIFFARYPQPPSKDTIAAVLALVAAAQQRMGQPLIYVGSIDSKSKVPNAEERNNLNTLLADLRPYCEAINLIIEGSELQNSLQRVVISGMIIFTRTYDNFAVHKSIDGVTADLAERLKKDVSPLIKLARDRGLVM